A window of the Arachis duranensis cultivar V14167 chromosome 5, aradu.V14167.gnm2.J7QH, whole genome shotgun sequence genome harbors these coding sequences:
- the LOC107490423 gene encoding aluminum-activated malate transporter 9 isoform X2, whose product MSFWSKFMLFRTFMGATLSKGLNRGLGTLSAGGLALGIGELTRLGGDWQVLYTIISIFIAGFCATYAKLYPTLKAYEYGFRVFLITFCYIIVSGYRTGEFVQTSINRFLLIAIGAAVSVGVNVCIFPIWAGEDLHNLVGKNFMGVAKSLEGVVNNYLNCVEYERIPSKILTYQASDDPLYSGYRSAVESSSQEEALLGFAVWEPPHGRYRMFKYPWHNYVKVGGALRHCAFMVMAMHGCILSEIQAPPEKRQVFQSELKKVGAEAAKVLRELGNKVQKMEKLGQDDILFEVHEAAEELQQKIDKKSFILVNSESWEIGNRPRPKGEQQDFSNMDDERRFLEYKSLSEAVLDLRSVNVPKNWDEQTAAQPPGFVEENIYKKQPSWPAHISFKTDVVFKEEESRTYESASSLSLATFTSLLIEFVARLQNLVDSFEELGEKANFKDPLEQEHVRSGCWTRMFDCFISKD is encoded by the exons GTGCAACTCTTAGCAAAGGGCTTAACAGAGGACTTGGGACTTTGTCAGCTGGAGGACTTGCTTTGGGAATAGGAGAATTAACAAGATTGGGTGGTGACTGGCAAGTTCTTTATACTATTATCAGCATCTTCATTGCAG GATTTTGTGCTACCTATGCTAAACTATACCCGACATTGAAGGCTTATGAATATGGTTTCCGTGTGTTCTTGATCACATTTTGCTACATCATTGTATCCGGATATCGAACTGGAGAGTTTGTTCAGACGTCTATAAACAGGTTTCTGCTCATTGCGATTGGTGCTGCTGTATCTGTTGGAGTAAATGTATGTATATTTCCAATCTGGGCTGGTGAGGATCTGCATAATCTTGTGGGGAAGAATTTCATGGGGGTCGCGAAATCTTTGGAAG GTGTTGTCAATAACTACCTTAATTGTGTTGAGTATGAGAGAATACCCTCAAAAATTCTTACCTACCAAGCTTCTGATGACCCGCTTTACAGCGGCTACAGATCGGCTGTTGAATCTTCGAGCCAAGAGGAAGCACTG TTAGGTTTTGCTGTTTGGGAGCCACCTCATGGTCGCTACAGAATGTTTAAATATCCTTGGCATAATTATGTGAAAGTAGGTGGAGCATTAAGGCATTGTGCGTTTATGGTCATGGCTATGCATGGATGTATACTTTCTGAAATACAG GCTCCACCTGAGAAGAGGCAAGTTTTCCAAAGTGAGCTGAAGAAGGTAGGCGCTGAAGCAGCAAAAGTGCTTCGGGAACTTGGAAACAAAGTTCAAAAGATGGAGAAACTGGGTCAGGACGACATTTTGTTTGAAGTACACGAGGCAGCAGAAGAACTGCAACAGAAGATTGATAAGAAGTCTTTCATCCTTGTAAATTCTGAGAGCTGGGAGATTGGAAACCGGCCAAGACCAAAGGGCGAACAACAAGATTTCTCAAACATGGACGATGAAAGACGTTTCTTGGAGTACAAGTCTCTCAGCGAAGCTGTCCTCGACCTAAGATCAGTTAACGTTCCAAAAAATTGGGATGAACAAACTGCGGCCCAACCACCAGGTTTCGTTGAAGAAAACATATACAAGAAACAGCCTTCCTGGCCTGCTCATATTTCCTTTAAGACAGATGTAGTGTTTAAAGAGGAGGAATCAAGGACATATGAAAGTGCTAGTTCACTGTCTCTAGCAACATTTACATCCCTCTTGATTGAGTTTGTGGCAAGGCTCCAGAACCTTGTGGATTCATTTGAAGAGTTAGGTGAGAAAGCAAACTTTAAGGACCCTCTTGAGCAAGAACATGTGAGAAGTGGTTGCTGGACAAGGATGTTTGATTGTTTCATATCTAAGGATTGA